CGCGACTCCGGTTGCAGCGACGGAGAGATTCTCGAGGTCAACCAGGTCGTGGCGTACTTCAATTACTCGAATCGCCTCCTGAACGGCCTGGGCGTGACGACGGACGGTGACGAAATTGGCTACTACGACTGACCAGGACGTCGGCTCGCATTCCACAACCTACTTGCGAAATGCCTGGTATGTCGCGGCCTTGTCGAGGGAAATCGGCAGGCAATTGACGCCGTTGCAGATGCTTGGCGAACGGATCGTGGTATTTCGCGACCGCCGCGGTGTACCGGTTGTGCTTGAGGACGCCTGCCCCCACAGAAAGTTGCCGTTGTCCAGGGGGCGGCTCACGGGCAACTGTGTCGAATGCGGTTACCATGGATTGACGTTCGACGCTTCCGGCGCCTGCGTCAGGGCGCCGACGCAAGGTCTGATTCCACCTCTGGCTCGCGTGCTCAGCTATCCGGCCGTGGACAAGTACGGTCTCCTGTGGGTGTGGATGGGCGAACCGTCTGCGGCAGACGAAGCCGATCTGATCGACATCGAATACGCAGAGCATCCGGACTGGCATATCACCCGGGGCGCCGCGTTGTCGTGCCGGTGCAATTACCTCTACCTGATGGACAACCTTCTCGACCCTTCCCACGTTGCGTGGGTTCATCCAACGACGTTCGCCTCTTCGGGCACGCAGGACACGCCGCTTCATCGGGAAGAGCGATCCGACGGTCTCGTCGTGAGCCGCTGGATCAGGGACGTTGAGCTTCCCGGCTATTACACACGGCTTGTCAAGTTCACGGGAAACTGCGACCGGCTGCAGCACTACGAAGTTCGATACCCCTCGACCGCGATCAACAGATCCATTTTCGTCCCCTCCGGTCAGGGTGGCGAACATTGGCGCCAGGCGGAGCATCCGTACGTCATGGTCTCCTACCACTTCATCACGCCGACCGACGAGAACAATACCCGGTACCACTGGTTGCAACAGCGAAATACGGATTCCGACGACGAATCGATCACCGAGACGATCGCCCAGGGCGCATTGGAAGCGTTCGAAGAGGATCGCGAGGTGTTGGAGGCCGTGCACGAGGGTATTGCCAACGAGNNNNNNNNNNNNNNNNNNNNNNNNNNNNNNNNNNGGTCAAACCGCCCCTGCCGGACGGAGGTAGCGGCCTTGCTCTTGTTGGTTCCGTTCGTCTGTTCGCGGACCACAGGCGAGATGCGGGTCAGCAGAATGTTCTCAGGGTGACGAAATGCCTGTTATCGCCTGCCCGGGGAATACACCTTCAACCAACTGACCATCGCGCACAATCGGTGTGCCGCCCACCAGCACGTGCTGGATTCCCTCGGATGGGATGTCGCCCCGGGTGTAGGTCGAGCGGTCCAGAATACGGGCAGGATCGAAGAGTGTCAGATCGGCATCGGCGCCTTCCTGCACCCTTCCTTTCCCTTGCATCACCGGCGCCACGGCTTCCAGCCGTCGTGCCGGCTGGATGGTCATCTTGCTCAGGGCGTCCATCAGCGAGAGCGCCTGGCGGTCCCGGCTGTAATGCCCCAGCACCCGGGCGAAAGTGCCGGCCCCGCGAGGATGTGCGGGCCCGAAGAGAAACGGGATGCCATCGCTGGCCACGATGACGTCGGGTTGGGCCACGATCCACTCGTTGGTGTCTTCCTGGCGGCCGTGGATGATCACCCAGCCGCCTTCTTCCCGGTACCTGGCGAAGGTTTCGGCAGTCAACCGTTCCCCGGTGGCAGCCCATTGGAGGCGTCCGTATTCGTCGTCGGACAGCCCCTCCCAGGAATCGAAATAGGCCGACTCGATCGCGGTCGAACCTGCCGTGTAAGGGTAGGACTCGGTGGTGATGTCCAGGCCACGGCTCACCGCACCGCGTATCATTTCCATTGCTACCCGGGCTTCCTCCTCGGCGCTGCTGTTCAAGTGCACGATGTGGACGGAGGCTCCCGTGCTGGCGGCCAGGGCGATGACTTCCTGAAAACCTCCCAGGATGCCGCCGGAGTCTTCTGCGCGAAGGTGGACGTATGCGGCTACGCCCTGCCGCTCGGCCAGTTGGAAAAGCCTCATGATCTCGAGCCTGGAGGCTCCGGGCGTGTAGGTGATCCCGAAACCCAGACCCAGGGCGCCCTCCTGCAATCCGGTCTCCATCAATTGGCCGAGTTCGTCGATCCGTTCCTCGGAGAGAAGCTCGTAGGCATAGTTCCCCGCGTCCATCTGGCTGGCTTGCTCGGCCGACACGGTCGGCCAGTGTCCGACGTCCAGGCCATCCACCAGCTTGACGCGAGCCGGCCAGTGGCCGACCGAGGCACCGTAGTGGATGAGAGCCGATCCCTCCCGGGAAGCCAACCACTCACCAACAGGGAAGACCCCGACTTCCATCTCCAGAGCCGTCGTCACCCCATCCTGTGCCTGGAGCCGGTTACTGACGGGGTCCTGGCCATGCGCGTGCAGATCGATAAACCCGGGAGCTACCACC
This Gemmatimonadota bacterium DNA region includes the following protein-coding sequences:
- a CDS encoding alkylhydroperoxidase: RDSGCSDGEILEVNQVVAYFNYSNRLLNGLGVTTDGDEIGYYD
- a CDS encoding aromatic ring-hydroxylating dioxygenase subunit alpha, which encodes MATTTDQDVGSHSTTYLRNAWYVAALSREIGRQLTPLQMLGERIVVFRDRRGVPVVLEDACPHRKLPLSRGRLTGNCVECGYHGLTFDASGACVRAPTQGLIPPLARVLSYPAVDKYGLLWVWMGEPSAADEADLIDIEYAEHPDWHITRGAALSCRCNYLYLMDNLLDPSHVAWVHPTTFASSGTQDTPLHREERSDGLVVSRWIRDVELPGYYTRLVKFTGNCDRLQHYEVRYPSTAINRSIFVPSGQGGEHWRQAEHPYVMVSYHFITPTDENNTRYHWLQQRNTDSDDESITETIAQGALEAFEEDREVLEAVHEGIANE
- a CDS encoding amidohydrolase family protein; amino-acid sequence: MSKTLTGIRRHQGIFCLALALLWVETLGLSGCAETPDPEFDLVILGGRVMDPETGLDAVRNVGIDEGLIAMVSEQSLVGRDTIEATGLVVAPGFIDLHAHGQDPVSNRLQAQDGVTTALEMEVGVFPVGEWLASREGSALIHYGASVGHWPARVKLVDGLDVGHWPTVSAEQASQMDAGNYAYELLSEERIDELGQLMETGLQEGALGLGFGITYTPGASRLEIMRLFQLAERQGVAAYVHLRAEDSGGILGGFQEVIALAASTGASVHIVHLNSSAEEEARVAMEMIRGAVSRGLDITTESYPYTAGSTAIESAYFDSWEGLSDDEYGRLQWAATGERLTAETFARYREEGGWVIIHGRQEDTNEWIVAQPDVIVASDGIPFLFGPAHPRGAGTFARVLGHYSRDRQALSLMDALSKMTIQPARRLEAVAPVMQGKGRVQEGADADLTLFDPARILDRSTYTRGDIPSEGIQHVLVGGTPIVRDGQLVEGVFPGQAITGISSP